Below is a genomic region from Xiphophorus couchianus chromosome 9, X_couchianus-1.0, whole genome shotgun sequence.
cagaaaatgtaaaggGCAGTGTTTTTAGAGGGTGGTGTCCCCTGAGGAAATTACTGACTTTCTGACACAAACACTGTCCAAAAAGTGTTGTCAGTGAAGTCTGTGAACCCTGTACAGCTAGCTCTCCCACCAACAGTCTCACAGAAATTGTTGGCTGGGAGAGTGATTGGCATGGAAATGATTTGATTTCCAAGAAACTGGAAGAAGGACCTGAAGCATACACAGTGGCATCACAAACCGAGAGTCATAGGCTGAAGGACCAATGGTCAgtcaaaacaggaagtaaatgtCTCCAGAGACAGAAGTTGTCTTGGAGGCACATCAGAATAACTGGCAATTAAGAAGTGTAACATTTTGAGTTCACATAACTCTTAATGATCATATTGTGTGATTACCCAACATGTAAGGAATATAGATGTTGCCTTATTTAGTAGTTGGATGTAGTGGGTACTGAAGACACCCACATAAACTTAGAAAGAGACCAGGACCTCCGGAGGAATAGTCTTTCAATGATTtagtttaaaatcaaataattatatGACATTTTTGGCATTAACCAAATGCAGCATTTTAGGTTAAGTTAGGTGGTACTTTATTACACCACAGGAAATTATATGGGCAGAACATAGGATtctttttctcatgttacaGAGTTACTCGAAACAGGCTGGACATgaataaaaaactacaaacatctCACAGGTGACAGTGAGGAGTggaaaaaacttttaacatgTCTATAAGTGCCAGGCGGATGCTATATGTGTCCAACTGAAACTTTAGTTAAAACCTCCTTTTAGCTAAAGAAAGTTAACTCTTCTATTGGTGAGTGGTGTGTCCATacatttttctcagtaaacagTGGATCCCTGACATTCAGGTGAGTTAGGAACCACAGCTGAATAGCTAATACCTGTAAATAGAGACCTCATCTTAAGATGCCTATTGCTGCTtatttaaacaccaaatataccatTGACAGGAAACTGTCTTAGCACTGCCATAGGACCTAACATCCATGGTCTTCTTTGTCTCTGCTCTTGCTGGTACAACCaatcaacacaaagaaaaacaagtgtCACTCCTTGATTGGAATGCTGATTCACAGCTgcattttatattaataatttagaTCACCTATTCATGGAAAAAATTCATGAATATGTGAATTatccacaaataatttggagttacgctccacagaaaaatctgtgaacacTGAACTGGAAATAGACTGAGGTCCACTGTACTCATTATTGTTGAAATACTTTGTTTATGATCCAGTTCTTTATCTGATTTCCACAGATAAAGAATGAGATCAAACATCAACATGGAAACACTTCTTTAGTAAGACCTGAATATTCTGTGGGTGTTATTTTTGTACATGACTGTAAGTCAGGCATACTCTCCTTGTTGTTTGTGTCTGTAAAGGCAGAAGAAATCTGATAGTCTTGACTTTGTAAGAAGAACATGGAGCTTTAAACCACAAGCCAAATGAGATAACGAAGTAGCTCCTCCTACTCCCCCATGAGCCAATCACAAAAAACATTCCCTCTCCCTCTACAGCACATCCAGGGCAGTTTAAAACAACAGTTCACAGTTTATTCAGCTAAACTGGAGCATAGGAGTGTTTAGGTGTGAAGTGGAAGTTGTTCAAAGAGCAACAGATTAGATAAAGAAGAATTAGGAGTTTTCACAGATGCATATATGCTGAACTGAGATGAACAGATCAGGGCATGGAAAGTTGGATCTTTACTTGAACTAAGTCAAAGACTAAACCATAAAGTAGCCCGGTAAGTCAAAACATGTCTGATTATCAAATGTACAAAGTACTGGCACGTAGAAAATTTCATAGAGGTGAGGAAGGCTGATTGTGAACAAGCTGTATCCTAGGGGATAAAAAAGTCTTCCAAGTTCCCAGAGTTTAGCAGAGATATTAAGCTCTCTAATGTCCTCTCAGATAACAACATGCAGAGTATGATAAATCATTAAtccaaactaattaaaatatgttatttgcTCCATGTTTAGTAAAGTATATACCTTTGaaacatacatatttatatgtttCTAAATTGATTAGACAGCAAATGTCCTATGATAACTGAAGACAGTGAGAGGTTCCAGTAACTGCTCAGTCTGTTTCATAAGAGCCGAATGTACTTAAACATGTTAACTGAAAAATTATCTTTATAGTTGTGCTTCCATTTGAGAAGCACTATTTAGGTTTTAGAGTGATTAGAAgtgaaaattaaacagaaatatgcTGTGTGACACACACAATGTCCAGTTTCCAACTAGCACATGGTTTTAAGTTTGATGCTCATAGTTATGTGTGCCATTCTGTGGTGGTGTCCAGCAGAATATTTCTTAAGCAGCAGCCCTGTGATTCAAATAACATTCTGCTTAGAGTTCACTTTAGACAGAAAAGAATCTGCCAACATCTAAAGCTCTACAGACCTCACTTCATCAAGTTAAAGTCATGATTCAACAATAGGAAAAACTGGGCAAAAATGGCCTCGATCCAAGGGTTCTAAGCCAAAACCACCACTGACCAAAACATTATTCAAAGACAATTAACAtttgtcaaaaaacattttgatgattCCAAGTTATGAAACAACAGTTCTACCTTTTTGCAAGGTGTGTGTTTTGTCACATGTGGTGTACAGTCAAACTAAAAAACGCTGAAGACTGTCTGTAACTTATGAAACCTTGAATTTCTCTATTTAACATTATGGTTGATCTGCTGTAATGCATGGCTTACAGATATCCCTGATTAAGATGACTGCATTTGGTCCTCAACGAGTACATAATCGAGTTCAGATTATGAGTTCAGAGGAAACCTGACTGTGGGTGTTTACGGGTGAGAGTGAAGCAACCAATTACTAGATTTGTAGGGAATTACTTTTACACATGTGACTGGGTTTGTTTGGATAGATTTTTTCTtagtaaattacattttaaggttatctttgtctgatataaaAATTTGTGGAAGGAGTAGGAGTTCTTCCAAACGATGCCCTGACTTAGCCCTTCACTGCTGACTTTCCattcttgttttcaaaaataaggCAAAAGTTCAAGAAATCCCAAAGTTTTAAAGAGTCTATAATCAGTGTAAATTACCAGTAGTTCAATCAGGGATTGACCTGCctatgcattttgtgttttaacaaacacaaaataattataattcTTAAGATATAATTCTTAAGCCATATCTTAAGATATCTTAAGATATGGCTTAAGGAATCTCTTAATTCATACCTCTAAGTATGGAGTTCTGCTGAGACAAGTTTagtctttcagattttttgcacTGAAGATGATTCATTGCAGTCCAAATTGCTCTAAATAAGCGCAGCATATCCCAAATACCAGGATCAGCGGTTGCCATCGCTGCTTGGACAGTTTTTACACCGTGCACAACTCTGGCTCAGTGCcagacaaaataacaaaaagaaaacgtgCAGGGTCCGACACCAGCCCCCGCCCTCACAGGGTGCTGCTCTGGCAGTGAGACATATATCAATAACCAGCAGGAAGACTGACATCATGAGAGCTCAAACAATTTCAGAGGAAACGGAGAATAGAGAAGGTGTCAACACGTATTCTACCTATGGCACAAAGAAGAGCAAACAGGAAGCTGATCATCCTCTCTGCCTGTGTGCTCACATGGAGTTGACCCAGCTGAGAGTAATTTCCACCGTTAAGCATGAATAACCTGTCTTTCACACCTTTACAGAGTAGCTTGTGTGTTTGGCGGTGGTGTCATTGTGAGGCCTTGTTTTCCCCAGAtacatgtttttgtatctggggatacaaaaaatatgttcGATTGCAGAACATGATTCACATTCTTCAAATGCCACAGTGGCTCTAAAAAGCCTCGCTACAATGCCAAGGTTTATCCAaaaatacaaccacaaacaatttggtttttgtttatttgtactttttacaaaaatactgACTTCTGTTCTGCACAATTCAactaaaaacaagcaaagagaaacagaaacaaaggcaagaaaataaaaattagtgAGATGCTGGGGAAGAGAATAATCTTGATCCCCAAATTTTGAACTCACATCAAAAGGTTTTGGGCAAAAAGTGACATACAGAAAACATtccagctgaagaaaagcaaccCCAGTGCTTGATCGTGCCACCACTGTCTTTCACTGGCAGAGATTTTCTTTCACGGATAAGCAACGttgatttttggttaaaatactgtttttactTGAGCCCCAATGATTTTGAGTTCACCATAGAACATTATAATGATCTTAGCCAACTGGCTGCTTGATTCTCCAGTTTTAgactcatatttttattaatttatgagAAGGCTCTAGTTACTGGTGACTGTCTTCACTCTCGGACAGTGTACAGTGtacactagctgtgtttccactgcaaatgtgcacaaatattgatcgatattctgcagtaaaaaaaaaacaaaacaaaacaaattgtgaTGTTTCCAGTAaatcagaaattaatttaaaatcacaagtgaataagcttgttcacacaataagtcattaaagaCCATGGCAGTGATGGGTGCAAACAGCTACATGAAATATAATCAGAATTCAACTATGGTGCTAGCGCTCACCATCTATCAGCCATCAGGGGGGAGACATCAGCATTTTATTTGGGCTTTGGAGCAACAAGCCTCTTATTAGGAGGAGCTACTTACAGAAGATTCAACACATTCAAATgtcacacaactttttatgaaatatgcgatgctgtgagagctctggtggagccagcttcACAATGTTCTGAACAAAACCAACCTAAAATAACTACAAACCAGAAATATCCCGCTGACCATGACTCATGTGATGCTATAAAaagtctatctatctatcagcAAAATGTATCTATTTCGATGCAGCTGAAAAAGCACCTCATCCCAGTACAACAACTTATCAAAAACAGAGTTTATTCAAAATTGGGATATTTCTATagggcaaatttatttttgaaatttcaatttgcacaattctatagttaatggaaatgcagctactgagggactttctttctgtccttttcCTGACACTTTTATAGCATCCTTTGTAACCTGAATTCAACCTATCTTTTACCTAAAGgataaaaatgaacatattaTCAAGGTTTCTAAATGTAAGTGCTAGCAAATcattaaatacatgaaaaatttGACCTTAAAATTTTAGGCCATGGACTGCTAGTCTGGTATGTCTTTGTTAAAGTGATGAGTGAACGTCAGGACCATCCAAATTCTTACCAACCTACTTTTTATGATCATCTGACACCGGCCATGTCACCTGAGCCAAAGCGTGCTTTAAAGTGTTGCTCCAAATGCTGGcaatttttacaaagttttatCCTTTCTTTATAGACCTTACAAGTTACATGAAACCAAACCCAAGCAGAGAGGCACTGAGCCACAGTGTAAGCCCAAATATCAGCCCTAGCAACAGGAGACGAGTCGATCTCCTTTTAACACGCAGACACAAACAAACTGGGACTGCTACATGACTCCAGCGATCGGGTTCAGCTCTCTGTATTTTAATGCTGGCTCAGGTAAAGGGGCTGCCTCTTCATGCAGGTAAGCCAAACTGGTTTGCTCCACTGGGATCCCTCCTGAGTCTCATGTGTCTGCTGACTTGTCTTGATGTCAGAGGCAAATAACTAGTCTGTCATTTACTTTTCGCATGGCTCTGTGAGCATCCTGCTCTGAACCGCCCTAATATGCaaacatattacattttcatttggatttactTTTGTTTGCATCCTAAACAGCTTTCATCTGTCCGGGAATGTCTCCCATTAAACTACACATCTGGGTCTACACCTATGTGTGTTGACTTACCAGGGAAGTTGTCAAAAACTATCcctttttcagattaaaatacttttgttttttaaaccacattagTTAGAGttaaagtttgtatttatttccttgtaaatgtattatttggGAGTttgacattaatattttaaacattcatattttgtgcatgtcttcttttgtctttatgttatttacctttgctcatttttaatttaaaaatacaacaaaatatgttgtgtttttggaaaatatgttgtgtttttggtgcGACTTCTAATTAATGCTATTTTGAAGTGACATTCTTCTTTGAGTACATTTTCCCACAAATCTACCTAACTGGTTAGGAAAGGcatgtgagaaaaagaaaacgttttAGTTCCTTCATCATGACTTACCCTGAAATACATTATATAAGCTATAGCATTGATTGTAAGAAAAATATGCACTATTACAAAAAACTAATTGCACAGAAAGGAAAATTTAATGTAATCTGGTTCCTAATACAAACCAAAATGCAGCATTTACATCATTTCTTGGTAACCTGGTAAACATGGGTGCCAGCAGCCTTATCCCATGTCTCCTTAATCAAAACAATCACCTAAGTCTTTTAACAGATAATGACCCGACATGATAATTACAGTAGAATGTTGAAAAGactttttgaaacaaatgttctttgtcagtaaataattatttagtctagagtttttcctttctctgttgCATTTCCTTAATCAGAACAAACACGTAACGTTTTTAAACTTTGACAGTAGCTGACTACATTGATTCAGTAGTGAAAATATGCAAGCTTTTTAAGAAAActattttcagaaaatctaaTCAGCTTGAAAATCACTGACTGCTagcttacaaaaaaaataaaaatgatctttaaATAAGCACATTGCCTCTTTTTGTTTAATGATGCATCTGTAAGGATGGTTATCGATGCTTAGTTGATAAATATCCATCAGATTTCAttcagtttcttatttaaagcaaatttagACGAGTGTTGCTGCTAAAGAATATGAttcaaaatgtaattacttCTGTATTTTTTCAGGTGTTTTATGGTCGCTCCAGTTCCAGGTATTTCAGTAACCAGAGTGGTTGAAGAACAAAAAAGTGGAGCAGAGAACTGAAACCAGCGCAGGCctttaagaagaaaagaaacaggcaGCATGCTGCCTTTTGTTTGCTGAAGGAGGGAAGTTGAACTCTTCTGAGATCTGGTTTCACCATGATGGTGCACCACTATTTCTGCATGCAATCCAGAAAATATGGAGAAAGCACTTTGCTAAAGAACCTGAAAAAGGCCTACTGGATATGACAGCACTTGGTAGTTGGAgggacagaaagagaaaaggtcaaagaaaaagaaacagaagacaggaaaataagaaaactcaAACAGTGAAGAATGTGCTGCTGATGTTCAAATATATGTAGCCATAATGTTTATGAATTTTCGGCGCATCCACAAGAGGCAATGTGTGCGCCTGCTGACCACAGCCATGGTGCTTTGTGTGCTGACGGTCTGCTGGGAGGAGCTGGAGCTTCATGTTGTGAGCCACATGAGATCTTATTCATACCGTTACCTGATCAACAGGTACAACTTCCTCAATACCACTTCTAGCTCTGGCAGCGTGGGGAGTCGCTCAGTGACCTACCCATACCTGATCAACCACCCCAACAAATGTAGAGCTGAAAATGGCAAAGACTGGGATGAtgttcttttgcttttgttcgtAAAATCCTCCCCAAAGAACTTGGAGCAGCGCCAGGCCATCAGGGAGACATGGGGTAATGAGAGCTTTGTCTGGTCAGAGCTGGGGGTGCGTGTGAGGCTTCTGTTTATTATGGGCGTTTATTCAGGTGTTGCACAGAGGTTCCGCCTCCAACACGCCCTGCAGGAGGAGGACAAGACCTATGGAGACCTGATCCAGCAGGATTTTATCGACACGTTTCATAACCTGACCACCAAACTGATCATGCAGTTCCACTGGAGTCACATTTACTGCTCGCAAGCACGCTTTCTCATGACAGCAGATGatgatatttttgttcatatgCCAAACTTGGTGAGGTACTTGCAGCATCTTCTGGTTAGCCAACCAGATACAAAGAACCTTTGGGTGGGACACGTTCACAAAGGAGCTCCTCCAGTTCGTTGGAAAGGCAGCAAATATTTTGTCCCATATGATTTGTACCCCTGGCCTTCGCACCCAGACTACACATCTGGAGCAGGGTACGTAGTTTCAGGGAACGTGGCTGCAAAGATCTACCACGCCACTCTGGTGCTTAACTCCTCGCTGTACATTGACGATGTCTTCATGGGAATGTGTGCCAAAGCTATGGGGGTGTCTCCCATGCAGTATGTATACTTTTCAGGGGAAGGGAAGGCTCCATACCACCCCTGTATCTATGATCACATGATTACATCACATGGCCACTCCACAGATGTGCGTTCACTGTGGCGAGCAGCCATAGATTTTCCAGCATCCAACAGCTCCAGAGGATTTCTGGGTAATCTGTACTGCACAGCAATTAGGGTAATGCTACTGTGTCGGCCGTATTACCAGAACACTTATTCCTGTACTGCTGCTTTTACATAAATGATCTCTGAGACACTGGTCAACAGTTgatattacaaaaaacaaaaatagtggttctttgtgtttgtaataATGTTTGTGTTAACTGAGTTGTCTTCACGTTGTCTTGCAATAAAGACCAAAGATTTCCTGTGCAAGTGTGTCCTACTTTTGAGTGATCAGAAACCTTAGCTTATATGTTGCCTTACTTATTTGAACAGCTTTGAGCCCTTAAGGTGTATTCATGAGAACACTTCTCACAACTGTGATTCACACGAGTTGGTGATGAGTTTTAGCTCTGCATAACCAACAATAACGTATAACATTAGAAAGTATGAAATCTAATCTTTCCAATGAtagaaaatacatggaaatcaaaaaagttattttcaagtGTTTTGAGCACTAATAATGTTTCAGagctatttgtaatttagaagcataataaaagaaatatagaCTTGGGTTGCTTTGgcaaaaaaagaacagtttCTTTCAGTCAGTAGATAGTCAGCATAGCCAGCGTGGGGCACAGCTCTGCTCACCGCCTTGGCACTGTCATATCACATTCAACACAGCAACCTAGATCTGCATGCCTGTGGCATACTGTGTATTGTAATAAGAGTTCAAAAACCCAAGTCCTGCAATTCACCCTGAGAAACTTTCCAACAGTATCTTCAGGTGTTATTTTAAGTGACCCGTTGTTAAGTCATtcatccattattatttttaaacacaatcctttggtaaACCAGCTGCAGCGTCGCACTTTAAGGgcacatcacagcaaataaacagTTGTTTTCATGCAGTATCTCATCGACCACTAGGGGGCGTCCACTGACAACCCAGTGATCTGGGGACCACAGTTTAAGACTGGCCTCTAGGGACGAACAACAGCGGggaaataattttttgcttttaatttatttcttactGGAAATTCCTTTTAATTCTTT
It encodes:
- the b3gnt5a gene encoding lactosylceramide 1,3-N-acetyl-beta-D-glucosaminyltransferase A, with product MFMNFRRIHKRQCVRLLTTAMVLCVLTVCWEELELHVVSHMRSYSYRYLINRYNFLNTTSSSGSVGSRSVTYPYLINHPNKCRAENGKDWDDVLLLLFVKSSPKNLEQRQAIRETWGNESFVWSELGVRVRLLFIMGVYSGVAQRFRLQHALQEEDKTYGDLIQQDFIDTFHNLTTKLIMQFHWSHIYCSQARFLMTADDDIFVHMPNLVRYLQHLLVSQPDTKNLWVGHVHKGAPPVRWKGSKYFVPYDLYPWPSHPDYTSGAGYVVSGNVAAKIYHATLVLNSSLYIDDVFMGMCAKAMGVSPMQYVYFSGEGKAPYHPCIYDHMITSHGHSTDVRSLWRAAIDFPASNSSRGFLGNLYCTAIRVMLLCRPYYQNTYSCTAAFT